A DNA window from Trichosurus vulpecula isolate mTriVul1 chromosome 2, mTriVul1.pri, whole genome shotgun sequence contains the following coding sequences:
- the LOC118839382 gene encoding interferon-induced very large GTPase 1-like has protein sequence MSTPGDKGDEPPHGDPGRQELEEKLRELGLDTQYWVPKLQEYLGVTSAQALQHLQQKEILTLKSQAKHPWEKRALEKVLQPSSGQGSEKMQENHWVTVKERQVWAQSALKELREMQAAGKSRQEVIVREKEEELRQAMEIPHKYWPLPEKPLTEVIENMKRHLSLIEGTLSHRENLPDRELLKRISGGLALQGIYQTNHPEDLLGKREELLSLPENFFLLSPAQGTRMETMEFLSSHEESMFTESMEKLGFSVSFLAKGGGWGFKLEASTNYTKSSDSREVHKSRSEHTYSCTTKFCYIPLASCHFSLDQLHLSRSALQELKQLEQLLSHSNGAETNLKHRCEAFFQRFGSHVNQGPLHLGGVFWWKAVAEGFRSEELNDVKRQASEALDVYVGGSYSGFGVTAAATFSASNSQSQTASRNTSSTNLQARFQMSVYQTGGPPEVDSLPQWKAGLVASNHTWCVIDRGYQLVPVWDIILSNHRQDFQDPLQVTRCLTDLYTALTGRCARIQDGEELLSAVDDARSFVEEVKSWDITEPEEKLMKLMDFKQNLSEQNRNSNMWINICLKNLSLQQFLVDIVNFCKDLPVHETKFIKSQLRSLLYPHVYQVEDFPQSHSIMQWVFYSAKEQQDIHVTEFADFIQLLEKAKNDLLEINHNPEYLGKMEEAQRKVTYKIGLSLSCFLKTLKQAEALGTYLLLLSIAAGAGYKEENQTFHCLLGCEELNFLLCEMKEAHEKYQNLNKECGYRAQAFLLFTGLTITPGPIAVSAEEKMQRLNLIQSHMGQSWTKEVLHVLKKPRAGHDWETLEKDLNFLISGEYEATVNYIQMDQVKKELDSVSQRRKKTYEREPNTITHQEVIKNSNFLELAKRLGLEHYYPRRMGREDFHLIYKTSVHDSQPETDKQLPFYFLQKLLMLDYRLRYLVCKGDGDTMGSGKPTLTNLEDDTLDPYDDFFDDRITTPHLLSKGPPHIHPMDTQMVIFHCADDFMRQYISNKLSICQFAVPIVVPNPCTSAIEFPLWSLSQIKKSWRQVEKSSGEDTVINFNNQLISQAPIPIVSFIRVVNSASSSKSQILNSLLSKHKHDAFFHRHCRGSSKFCLLMGGMVEISWFCPGGRDEDRFERCVAFTNLRGDAKDYETQLRFLQEIASVTVVLVSTSDKSERTVQMVRDLWKSTKPLIYLFDDKDKTGGNDSGQKVRIGIRNRNEAELMDELTNVINRLLRTSGPFLSLEDCAEVARCHGFLVDVDRKECQEAKGKAQALLVLMKEMKLSEMKERLLPLQGELWHQWCKKDKELCHLREKGNRSLEQHKSEIETDKQIIRQKQLKRAFPLNDLMRSVLEILQSHSEKDNSTELYFLQWLSTFMDNLTRGHLENLQKRYRQLWSLVLSENQKGSKSDSLKCHQVELEAVSKEIRDSSLGIEHLLREVGQIYEALEEASSQMDTVFFSLPQIAADLMVSGYPLELMDGDASYVPLKWVAAVFDRLSEKIGDQKLFVLSVLGLQSTGKSTLLNAMFGLQFNVSAGRCTRGAYMQLLKVEETLWEELGFGFVLVIDTEGLRAPELNAKSQNRDNELATFVIGLGNLTLINIFGENPSEMQDILQIAVQAFLRMKQVNISPSCLFVHQNVGEITAKDQNMEGRRRLQQRLDEMAATAAEQEEYSGITCFSDVIRFDVSTHVHYFAHLWEGDPPMAPPNPTYSHNIQELKRRILLVAKKESKGSILKMSEVKVRIHDLWKALVNENFIFSFRNTREIMAMIKLETMYNNWTWNLRSHVLDLQNQLTNQIQNGEIQDLRRSVIEANIAKKYEDIKKELQKYFDEDQENEILIQWKGNFENKLANLKEALVSESIRKSNDLLSSRKSQDKLDQKKSEYEKELLLRSRDVALSLMGKELSEEELRERFSLLWTKWVCEVSSNSPPAEDPNIDVDLENVFLDYFKQEHNVVSKLRDHSRRKKFSINYEKHVKMKAKLMVFRHSIAESDKRTIMQTTEDIFSLVTENIESKLRMGKDYNISYFHEILRLIDKNSDSISDEVRYTFTNEYKIDLSLCLCHRAAAQFRDMHTAFKRAHDPVTYLENKREDFFMSFKISCQGATSITAFADFLWSKISASLPIAIWKKIALDLAGEIRANCPAFNGNRSNLEKYILISLAKEENFENYWEYIHTPKQFFKNYIEKEIQAYCISRGNEKLKNFLSNSLEFFKKIILSAIHESTLVAKDQNNSASIWLDTLCNHLGRHLTLPRGDLRSIEHQEIADIEFLKEAMNENLDIRIQRVGEACEITSIEKVVPEIQAMLSDQLSGCWNQCPFCKAICTNTAKNHSEEHSVPFHRSQAVRGWKWYETEKFALDFCTSSVASDLLFVLKDGRCFPYKTYRQAGGEYATWNITPDTSAQPYWKWFICRFRSQLEERYNLRFQGRGQIPNAWFSITKQDVLNDLNK, from the coding sequence ATGTCTACACCAGGGGATAAGGGTGATGAACCACCCCATGGAGACCCAGGAAGacaagagctggaagagaagcTGAGAGAATTAGGGCTGGATACACAGTATTGGGTGCCTAAGCTGCAGGAATACCTGGGGGTAACCTCTGCCCAAGCTTTACAACACCTACAACAGAAGGAAATCCTGACACTGAAATCCCAGGCAAAACATCCTTGGGAGAAACGGGCATTGGAGAAAGTTCTTCAGCCATCCAGTGGCCAAGGCTCAGAGAAAATGCAAGAGAATCACTGGGTGACAGTGAAGGAGAGACAAGTGTGGGCACAGTCAGCCTTGAAGGAGCTGAGGGAGATGCAGGCAGCAGGCAAAAGCCGACAGGAGGTGAttgtgagggagaaggaagaggagctgAGGCAGGCCATGGAGATCCCACACAAGTACTGGCCACTCCCTGAGAAACCCCTAACAGAGGTCATAGAAAACATGAAGAGACACCTCAGTCTCATAGAGGGCACACTCTCCCATAGGGAGAATCTTCCTGACAGGGAGCTCCTCAAAAGGATATCAGGTGGCCTCGCCCTGCAGGGCATTTACCAAACCAACCACCCTGAGGATcttttggggaagagagaagaactgCTCAGCCTCCCAGAGAACTTCTTCCTGCTCAGCCCAGCACAGGGAACAAGGATGGAAACAATGGAGTTTTTGTCTTCTCATGAAGAGTCCATGTTTACTGAAAGCATGGAGAAATTGGGGTTCAGTGTTAGCTTCTTGGCTAAGGGTGGAGGTTGGGGTTTTAAACTGGAGGCCAGCACCAATTACACCAAATCTTCTGATTCTAGAGAAGTCCATAAGTCACGGTCTGAGCACACTTACAGCTGTACCACCAAGTTCTGCTATATTCCATTGGCCTCCTGCCACTTTTCGCTGGACCAGCTCCACCTATCCAGGTCAGCTCTTCAAGAATTAAAACAGCTGGAGCAACTTCTGAGTCACTCCAATGGTGCAGAAACCAATCTGAAGCATAGATGTGAAGCATTTTTCCAAAGGTTTGGCTCTCATGTGAACCAGGGCCCATTGCACTTGGGAGGAGTGTTCTGGTGGAAAGCTGTAGCTGAGGGCTTCAGGTCAGAGGAACTGAATGACGTGAAGCGACAAGCCTCAGAGGCACTCGATGTGTATGTTGGGGGCAGCTACAGTGGATTTGGGGTGACAGCGGCAGCCACATTCAGTGCATCAAATTCTCAGTCCCAAACGGCTTCTCGTAATACAAGCTCTACCAATTTGCAAGCAAGATTCCAAATGTCTGTATATCAAACAGGAGGCCCCCCAGAAGTGGATTCTCTCCCACAGTGGAAAGCTGGTCTTGTGGCCAGTAACCACACCTGGTGTGTCATTGACCGAGGCTATCAGCTAGTGCCTGTCTGGGACATAATTCTGTCTAACCACAGACAAGATTTTCAGGATCCTCTACAAGTGACTCGCTGCCTCACAGACCTTTACACAGCCCTGACTGGCCGATGTGCAAGGATCCAGGATGGTGAGGAGTTACTGAGTGCAGTGGATGATGCTAGGTCTTTTGTAGAAGAAGTGAAATCCTGGGACATCACTGAGCCTGAGGAGAAACTGATGAAACTGATGGACTTCAAGCAAAACCTGAGTGAGCAAAATAGGAACTCGAACATGTGGATTAATATCTGTCTCAAAAACCTGTCTCTGCAGCAGTTCTTGGTGGACATTGTCAATTTTTGCAAGGACTTGCCAGTTCATGAAACCAAATTCATTAAATCCCAGTTGCGTAGCCTTCTGTATCCTCATGTCTATCAAGTGGAAGACTTCCCACAGAGTCACTCAATTATGCAGTGGGTTTTTTACTCAGCAAAGGAGCAACAGGATATCCATGTCACAGAGTTTGCTGACTTCATTCAGCTCttagaaaaggcaaagaatgaCCTTCTTGAAATAAATCACAACCCAGAGTACTTAGGAAAGATGGAAGAAGCTCAAAGAAAGGTGACATATAAGATTGGTTTGTCTCTCAGCTGCTTTCTGAAGACTTTGAAACAAGCAGAGGCATTAGGCACATACCTGCTGCTACTTTCCATTGCAGCTGGTGCAGGGTACAAGGAGGAAAACCAAACCTTCCACTGTCTCCTAGGATGTGAAGAATTAAATTTCCTATTATGTGAAATGAAAGAAGCCCATGAAAAGTACCAGAACCTCAATAAGGAATGTGGTTATAGGGCTCAAGCATTCCTACTGTTCACAGGGCTCACAATAACTCCTGGACCTATTGCTGTGTCTGCAGAAGAAAAGATGCAACGATTGAACCTTATTCAATCTCACATGGGACAGTCGTGGACCAAAGAAGTGCTTCATGTCCTCAAGAAACCAAGGGCTGGTCATGATTGGGAAACTCtggagaaagacctgaatttcctcatcagtgGGGAATATGAAGCTACTGTGAACTACATACAGATGGACCAGGTGAAAAAAGAACTGGACAGTGTgtctcagagaaggaaaaagacataTGAACGAGAACCAAATACCATCACACACCAGGAAGTGATAAAAAATTCCAACTTTCTAGAGTTAGCCAAGAGGCTTGGTCTGGAGCATTACTATCCAAGGAGGATGGGACGAGAAGATTTCCATCTGATCTACAAGACCTCTGTGCATGACAGTCAACCAGAAACAGACAAACAATTGCCATTTTATTTCCTACAGAAGTTATTGATGCTGGATTATCGACTGAGATACTTGGTTTGTAAAGGTGATGGAGACACAATGGGCAGTGGGAAACCGACTCTGACAAATCTTGAAGATGACACTTTAGATCCTTATGATGACTTTTTTGACGATAGGATTACAACCCCTCACCTCTTGTCGAAAGGTCCACCCCACATCCACCCGATGGACACCCAGATGGTGATTTTTCACTGTGCCGATGATTTCATGAGACAATACATTTCAAACAAACTTTCCATTTGTCAATTTGCTGTCCCCATTGTGGTGCCCAATCCCTGTACCTCTGCAATAGAATTCCCCCTCTGGTCTCTCAGCCAAATTAAGAAAAGCTGGAGACAGGTGGAGAAATCATCAGGAGAAGACACAGTCATTAATTTTAATAACCAACTCATCTCCCAGGCACCCATTCCCATAGTGTCCTTTATAAGAGTTGTGAATTCTGCTTCTTCTTCCAAATCTCAGATCTTGAACTCTCTGCTGAGTAAGCACAAACATGATGCTTTTTTCCACCGTCACTGCCGAGGCAGCAGCAAATTCTGCCTCTTAATGGGAGGTATGGTAGAGATCTCCTGGTTTTGtccaggagggagagatgaggacagatttgaaaggTGTGTTGCTTTCACCAATCTCCGTGGAGATGCCAAAGATTATGAGACACAGCTCAGATTTCTGCAGGAAATTGCTTCAGTCACAGTGGTCCTTGTGTCTACTTCTGATAAAAGTGAGAGGACTGTCCAAATGGTTCGGGACCTGTGGAAGTCAACCAAACCTTTGATTTATTTGTTTGATGATAAAGATAAGACTGGGGGCAATGATTCTGGCCAGAAAGTGAGGATTGGGATTAGGAATAGAAATGAGGCTGAATTAATGGATGAACTCACAAATGTCATCAATCGCTTGCTGAGGACTTCAGGTCCCTTTCTCAGTCTGGAAGACTGTGCTGAAGTTGCTCGGTGCCATGGCTTTCTTGTAGATGTGGACAGGAAGGAGTGTCAGGAGGCTAAAGGAAAGGCACAGGCTTTGCTGGTCCTCATGAAAGAGATGAAATTGTCTGAAATGAAGGAGAGATTACTGCCCCTTCAAGGAGAGCTTTGGCACCAGTGGTGTAAGAAGGACAAGGAGCTTTGTCACCTACGAGAGAAGGGGAACCGCAGCCTTGAACAGCACAAAAGTGAGATTGAGACAGATAAGCAAATAATAAGACAAAAGCAGTTAAAGAGGGCATTTCCCCTCAATGATTTGATGCGATCTGTGCTTGAAATCCTCCAGTCTCACTCAGAGAAAGACAACAGCACTGAACTGTACTTCCTACAGTGGCTGAGTACATTCATGGACAACCTGACCAGAGGCCACTTGGAAAACCTCCAGAAGAGGTACCGCCAGTTGTGGTCCTTGGTGCTGTCAGAGAACCAAAAGGGATCCAAGAGTGACTCTTTGAAATGCCACCAAGTGGAACTAGAAGCAGTCTCCAAGGAGATTAGGGATTCCTCATTGGGTATTGAACATCTCCTGAGGGAGGTTGGCCAGATCTATGAAGCTTTGGAAGAAGCTTCATCCCAGATGGACACCgtgttcttctcccttcctcaaatTGCTGCTGACCTGATGGTTTCTGGGTACCCCCTTGAACTGATGGATGGGGATGCTTCTTATGTACCCCTGAAGTGGGTAGCAGCTGTTTTTGATAGATTGAGTGAGAAAATTGGAGACCAAAAGCTCTTTGTTCTCTCTGTTCTTGGCCTCCAAAGCACAGGGAAGTCCACTCTGCTGAACGCTATGTTTGGCCTGCAGTTTAATGTTAGTGCAGGGCGATGCACACGAGGAGCTTACATGCAATTGCTGAAGGTGGAGGAGACACTCTGGGAAGAGCTGGGCTTTGGCTTTGTCCTTGTGATTGACACAGAAGGACTCCGGGCCCCAGAACTCAATGCTAAATCACAGAATCGGGACAATGAACTGGCAACTTTTGTTATTGGACTTGGAAACCTGACTTTGATCAATATATTTGGAGAGAATCCTTCAGAAATGCAAGATATCTTGCAAATTGCTGTGCAGGCCTTTCTGAGAATGAAACAAGTGAACATTTCCCCAAGCTGTCTCTTTGTGCATCAGAATGTGGGGGAAATCACTGCCAAAGATCAAAACATGGAAGGAAGAAGGCGACTGCAGCAGAGACTGGATGAAATGGCAGCCACAGCCGCAGAACAGGAAGAGTACTCTGGTATTACCTGCTTCAGTGATGTCATTCGATTTGATGTTAGCACCCATGTCCATTACTTTGCTCATCTTTGGGAAGGGGATCCTCCAATGGCCCCTCCCAACCCCACTTATAGCCACAACATCCAGGAACTCAAAAGAAGAATTCTCTTGGTTgccaagaaagaatccaaaggcAGCATCCTGAAGATGTCTGAGGTGAAAGTCCGCATCCATGATTTGTGGAAAGCCTTGGTGAATGAAAATTTCATCTTCAGCTTTAGGAACACCCGGGAAATCATGGCCATGATCAAGCTTGAGACAATGTATAATAACTGGACCTGGAATCTAAGAAGTCATGTGTTGGATTTGCAGAACCAACTGACCAATCAGATTCAGAATGGAGAAATTCAGGATCTGAGAAGAAGTGTTATTGAGGCTAACATTGCAAAAAAATATGAAGACATCAAGAAAgagcttcaaaaatattttgatgaagaCCAAGAGAATGAAATCCTGATTCAGTGGAAGGGAAACTTTGAGAACAAGCTGGCAAATCTAAAAGAGGCACTTGTTTCAGAAAGCATCAGGAAGTCCAATGATTTGCTTAGTTCAAGGAAAAGTCAAGATAAACTGGATCAAAAGAAATCAGAATATGAAAAAGAACTGTTGTTAAGAAGCAGAGATGTGGCTCTATCCTTAATGGGTAAAGAATTAAGTGAGGAGGAGCTGAGAGAGAGATTCAGTCTACTTTGGACAAAGTGGGTCTGTGAAGTATCCTCCAATTCCCCTCCTGCTGAAGACCCCAATATTGATGTAGATTTGGAGAATGTCTTTCTGGACTATTTTAAACAGGAGCACAATGTGGTAAGCAAACTTCGAGATCATTCCAGAAGAAAAAAGTTTTCCATTAATTATGAGAAACATGTCAAAATGAAGGCAAAATTGATGGTTTTCAGACATTCCATAGCAGAATCTGATAAGAGGACCATAATGCAAACTACTGAAGATATTTTCTCATTGGTCACTGAAAATATTGAATCTAAGTTGAGAATGGGAAAGGATTATAATATAAGTTACTTCCACGAAATACTGAGACTGATTGACAAAAACAGTGATTCTATATCTGATGAAGTACGGTACACATTtacaaatgaatataaaatagatTTGTCCTTATGTTTATGCCACAGAGCAGCAGCTCAATTTAGGGACATGCACACAGCATTCAAGAGAGCACATGATCCTGTCACATATCTAGAAAACAAGAGAGAAGATTTCTTTATGAGTTTTAAGATTTCCTGCCAAGGTGCAACCTCTATCACAGCATTTGCTGACTTCCTGTGGAGCAAGATCAGTGCTTCCCTACCTATAGCCATCTGGAAAAAGATAGCCCTTGACCTTGCTGGGGAGATAAGGGCTAACTGTCCTGCCTTCAATGGAAACCGATCCAACCTGGAGAAATACATTCTCATCTCTCTGGCTAAGGAAGAAAACTTTGAGAATTATTGGGAATATATTCATACACCAAAACAGTTTTTTAAGAATTACATTGAGAAAGAGATCCAAGCGTACTGTATAAGTAGAGGAAATGAGaaattgaagaattttttaagtAACAGCTTggaattttttaagaaaatcatcCTTTCTGCTATTCATGAATCAACTCTGGTGGCTAAGGACCAAAACAATTCTGCATCTATATGGCTAGACACATTATGTAATCACCTTGGGCGTCATCTGACCCTTCCAAGAGGAGACTTAAGAAGCATTGAACACCAGGAGATAGCTGACATCGAATTCCTTAAGGAAGCCATGAATGAAAACCTGGATATCAGAATCCAAAGGGTGGGAGAGGCCTGTGAAATTACATCTATAGAGAAAGTCGTCCCAGAGATTCAGGCCATGCTCTCTGATCAGCTCAGTGGCTGCTGGAATCAATGTCctttttgtaaagcaatttgtacAAATACAGCCAAAAATCATTCTGAGGAGCACAGTGTCCCTTTTCATCGTTCTCAGGCTGTCCGTGGGTGGAAGTGGTACGAGACTGAAAAGTTTGCACTTGATTTCTGTACCAGCTCTGTGGCAAGTGATCTTCTGTTTGTTCTTAAGGATGGCAGGTGTTTCCCATATAAGACTTATCGTCAGGCAGGTGGTGAATATGCCACATGGAACATCACTCCAGACACATCTGCCCAGCCATACTGGAAATGGTTTATTTGTCGCTTCAGGTCACAATTAGAAGAGCGCTACAATCTCAGATTCCAGGGCAGAGGTCAGATTCCTAATGCATGGTTTAGTATCACCAAGCAAGATGTGCTGAATGACCTGAATAAGTAA